A part of Halobaculum sp. MBLA0143 genomic DNA contains:
- a CDS encoding 50S ribosomal protein L6 produces the protein MTRQTTIQIPDEATAEVDHLDLTLEGPEGSVTRQLWYPDVTVLADGDTVTIERPDDADRQTEATVGTFESHIHNMVHGVTEGWTYEMEVFYAHFPMDVAEESGEIVIENFLGERAPRRADVLGDTEVEIDGEEITLSGPSKEDVGQTAANVEQLTRVTEKDERVFQDGVYITNKPRGGA, from the coding sequence ATGACACGACAGACAACCATTCAGATCCCAGACGAGGCGACGGCCGAGGTCGACCACCTCGACCTGACCCTGGAAGGGCCGGAAGGCTCCGTCACGCGGCAGCTCTGGTACCCGGACGTGACCGTCCTCGCAGACGGGGACACCGTCACGATCGAGCGACCGGACGACGCCGACCGCCAGACGGAGGCCACGGTCGGCACCTTCGAGAGCCACATCCACAACATGGTACACGGGGTCACCGAGGGGTGGACCTACGAGATGGAGGTGTTCTACGCGCACTTCCCGATGGACGTGGCCGAAGAGAGCGGCGAGATCGTCATCGAGAACTTCCTGGGCGAGCGCGCGCCGCGGCGGGCGGACGTGCTCGGCGACACCGAGGTGGAGATCGACGGCGAGGAGATCACGCTCTCTGGCCCCTCGAAGGAGGATGTCGGCCAGACGGCAGCGAACGTCGAACAGCTCACCCGAGTCACGGAGAAGGACGAACGGGTGTTCCAGGACGGGGTCTACATCACGAACAAGCCCCGTGGAGGTGCCTAG
- a CDS encoding 30S ribosomal protein S8 codes for MAGNDPLADALAGIDNAENVGNLAYTVQPASNTVGSVLEVLYDGGYVDGFEYVEDGRAGKFEVELKGAINECGVVKPRYSAGADEFEKWEKRYLPARDYGALIVTTSHGVMSHYEAREAGVGGQLLAYVY; via the coding sequence ATGGCAGGCAATGATCCACTCGCCGACGCGCTCGCGGGAATCGACAACGCGGAGAACGTCGGCAACCTGGCGTACACGGTCCAGCCCGCCTCGAACACGGTCGGCTCCGTACTGGAGGTGCTGTACGACGGCGGCTACGTCGACGGCTTCGAGTACGTGGAAGACGGTAGGGCCGGCAAGTTCGAGGTCGAACTGAAGGGCGCGATCAACGAGTGTGGCGTCGTCAAGCCCCGCTACTCGGCGGGGGCAGACGAGTTCGAGAAGTGGGAGAAGCGCTACCTCCCCGCCCGCGACTACGGAGCACTGATCGTCACCACGTCACACGGCGTGATGAGCCACTACGAGGCCCGAGAGGCGGGCGTCGGTGGCCAACTGCTCGCGTACGTCTACTGA
- a CDS encoding 30S ribosomal protein S14: protein MSETDTETDTQETPTGEQASKRTDDNVACRRCNRKQGLVGKYDINLCRQCFREVARSMGFRKYR, encoded by the coding sequence ATGAGCGAGACAGACACGGAGACAGACACACAGGAGACGCCAACGGGCGAGCAGGCCTCGAAGCGCACCGACGACAACGTCGCGTGCCGGCGGTGTAACCGCAAGCAGGGGCTGGTCGGGAAGTACGACATCAACCTCTGCCGGCAGTGTTTCCGCGAGGTCGCTCGATCGATGGGGTTCCGGAAGTACCGATAA